The following are from one region of the Ananas comosus cultivar F153 linkage group 20, ASM154086v1, whole genome shotgun sequence genome:
- the LOC109725948 gene encoding 14-3-3-like protein GF14-A, producing the protein MAAAAAATRDQSVYMAKLAEQAERYEEMVEFMEQVAAAAAAEGEAELTAEERNLLSVAYKNVIGARRASWRIVSSIEQKEEGRGNRANADAIRAYRARIEAELASICGGILRLLADRLVPSAAAAESKVFYLKMQGDYHRYLAEFQTGSDRKDAAEHTLAAYKAAQDIASTELPPTHPIRLGLSLNFSVFYYEILNSPDRACTLAKQSFDDAIAELDTLGEESYKDSTLIMQLLRDNLTLWTSDMQEDGADEIKETSKPEDEL; encoded by the exons atggcggcggcggcggcggcgactaGGGATCAGAGCGTGTACATGGCGAAGCTCGCGGAGCAAGCGGAGCGCTACGAGGAGATGGTGGAGTTCATGGagcaggtggcggcggcggcggcggcggagggggaggcggaGCTCACGGCGGAGGAGCGCAACCTCCTCTCCGTCGCGTACAAGAACGTGATCGGCGCCCGCCGCGCGTCGTGGCGCATCGTCTCCTCCATCGAGCAAAAGGAGGAGGGCCGCGGCAACCGCGCCAACGCCGACGCCATCCGCGCCTACCGCGCCCGCATCGAGGCCGAGCTCGCCTCCATCTGCGGCGGCATCCTCCGCCTCCTCGCCGATCGCCTcgtcccctccgccgccgccgccgaatcCAAGGTCTTCTACCTCAAGATGCAGGGCGACTACCACCGCTACCTCGCCGAGTTCCAGACCGGCTCCGACCGCAAGGACGCCGCCGAGCACACCCTCGCCGCCTACAAGGCCGCCCAG GATATTGCTTCCACGGAGCTGCCGCCGACGCATCCGATCCGGCTGGGGTTGTCCCTCAACTTTTCGGTGTTCTACTATGAGATCTTAAATTCCCCGGATAGGGCTTGCACTCTCGCAAAGCAG TCTTTCGACGATGCAATCGCAGAATTGGACACTCTCGGTGAGGAGTCGTACAAGGATAGCACTCTAATTATGCAGCTTCTCCGCGACAATCTCACCCTGTGGACCTCAGACATGCAG GAAGATGGCGCTGATGAGATCAAAGAAACAAGCAAACCTGAGGATGAGCTGTAA
- the LOC109725803 gene encoding uncharacterized protein LOC109725803, which translates to MEALRKLERIQTLLSFIHSRALASNHDDADRFLAHFLLFFLQPSGMLSTERKYSLISELLKKITVEILEEARLVVTDEDYDDTCVEPSFRFSIEDKADREKSKVEDAAVIGFDAMQRANSTLEDFCRSYFMFHGMDANKPQSIFKFLPVLSFTESYIYQLDTLNENNLHPSPEDSVSETSRSDCLIHTSNEIKDQNVINNLHETSVCDPFAPLLSLLRSQGILTDRIRTELKSGIEYWALEKKLCGALTSKTKISIEDAMRAIHLKSFDYRVLNLLLYHLTRQQTNELHMEFLSVSEFLVEVSDDLYDYEEDVINNNFNVLRMFVAVYGASMAPKMLAKCICEVEEKYESLSKTLDPDLSLNYWRRCEEATKEGGLNSGHAYGTWTIPCVIADEDSFRAQSANKKSRGA; encoded by the exons ATGGAGGCTCTGCGGAAGCTGGAGCGGATCCAAACCCTGCTCTCCTTCATCCACTCCCGAGCCCTCGCCTCAAACCACGACGACGCCGATCGATTCCTCgcccatttcctcctcttcttc tTACAACCGAGTGGTATGCTTAGCACAGAGAGGAAATACTCACTAATATCCGAGCTTCTTAAAAAG ATCACTGTCGAAATACTCGAAGAGGCGCGTTTAGTTGTTACCGATGAAG ATTATGATGATACCTGCGTTGAGCCTTCATTCCGGTTTAGTATTGAAGACAAGGCGGATCGTGAGAAATCAAAAGTTGAGGATGCGGCTGTGATTGGATTTGACGCAATGCAAAGAGCAAACTCCACGCTTGAGGATTTT TGTAGGTCATATTTTATGTTTCACGGTATGGACGCAAACAAACCGCAATCAATATTTAAGTTTCTCCCTGTTCTTTCTTTTACAGAGAGCTACATATAtcag CTAGATAcgttaaatgaaaataatttgcATCCTTCTCCAGAAGATTCTGTTTCTGAAACAAGCAGATCTGATTGTCTAATACATACATCTAATGAA AttaaggaccaaaatgtgaTTAATAATCTCCATGAAACTTCCGTCTGTGATCCATTTGCTCCTCTGCTGAGTCTTCTTCGCAGTCAAGGAATACTTACTGATAG GATAAGAACTGAGCTCAAATCAGGTATTGAGTACTGGGCCCTTGAAAAGAAGCTTTGCGGAGCATTAACAAGCAAAACAAAG ATTTCAATTGAGGATGCCATGAGAGCAATCCATCTAAAATCCTTCGATTATCGAGTACTGAATCTTTTGTTGTATCATTTGACACGGCAACAG ACAAATGAGTTGCATATGGAGTTCTTATCAGTCTCAGAATTCCTAGTGGAGGTATCTGATGACCT GTATGATTATGAG GAAGATgtgataaataataatttcaacGTACTTCGAATGTTTGTCGCCGTATACGGAGCTTCAATGGCGCCGAAAATGTTG GCAAAGTGCATTTGCGAGGTGGAAGAGAAGTATGAGAGCTTATCAAAAACATTGGATCCCGACCTTTCTTTGAATTACTGGAGAAGATGTGAAGAAGCCACAAAGGAAG GAGGACTAAATTCAGGGCATGCCTATGGAACATGGACTATTCCTTGTGTGATTGCAGATGAGGATTCGTTTCGAGCTCAAAGCGCAAATAAGAAGAGCCGCGGCGCTTAA